The nucleotide sequence ttgCCATGAGCTCAATGTTTGTTCCCGAAGCTGTCATTTCTTTAAGTATTGCACCTAAGTCAAAAGATAATGGTGCTTTCTCCAAAGCCATGAATAGattccaaaaagaagaCCCGACATTCAAAGTCCACTACGATTCCGAATCTAAAGAGACAATCATTTCCGGAATGGGTGAATTGCATTTGGAAATTTACGTtgaaagaatcaaaagagAATATGGAGTTGATTGTGTCACCGGTAAACCACAAGTTGCTTATAGAGAAGCCATAACAGCACCAGCCGCCTTTGATTTCACACACAAGAAACAATCTGGTGGTGCTGGTCAATATGGTAGAGTTGTTGGTGAGATGAAACCAATTGAAGGTGaaaacaagtttgaaacTCAAATTGTTGGAGGAAAGATTCCTGAAAAATTCTTGTTGGCATGTAACAAAGGTTTTGACGATTGTTTGGAAAAAGGACCATTGATTGGACATAAAGTCTTGGGTGTTGATATGCTTATTAATGATGGTCAAACACACGTGGTAGATTCTTCTGAATTGGCATTTAGAACTGCTACCCAAGGTGCTTTTAGACAAGCATTCCTCAATGCTTCACCAGTGATTTTGGAACCAATTAtgaatgttgaaattaCTGCACCAAACGAATTTCAAGGttctgttgttggtttggTTAACAAGTTGGGTGGTATGATTAATGAAACTGTCAATGGGCAAGATGAGTTTACTGTCACTGCTGAGTGTTCATTGAACTCCATGTTTGGATTTTCAACAAGCTTGAGAGCATGTACTCAAGGTAAAGGAGAATTTTCATTAGAATTTCTCAAGTATGCTCAGGCCAGTCcacaattacaaaaacaattgattagtGATTATGAAAAGGCTCAAGGTAATAAAAAGTAAGGCTTATATTTAAAGTTATATATTCTTGTAAATAAATGATAGAGAACATACATAATGGTTCTACGACTCTTATCTTATACAAATTCGTAATTTTTTAATATTATATTTTATAGACTTATAAAATTGGAATGGTTAACAACTAAAtgaaatgatgatgtaaGTGACATGATAATGGtgcttttgttttcaaaccCACAACAACTATAGCTTTGGAgcttcaaacaaaatcgTCTTTCCCAGATGAAATATACtattaaaaaaattgactATTACACAGTGTTATTCTTTGCTTCTTTACGTTAAACccaaaaagaatcaaatttaaGCCTTAGCCAAAGCTTTCTTGGTGGCATatcttctttgtttcttcaaaaccaaaacttGGAATCTTTCGAAATCACTTAATTGacttcttctttccttGGTAGCCAATTTCTTAGCCCAAGCTGATGAAGCCCATTTGTTGTCGACTTCTGAAGCAGCCCATTTCTTTTGGACAGTGGCAGTTCTGGCACCTCTTGGCAAGTTTGGCAAGACAATTGGGGTCAAGGTAACTTTAGCTAATGAGATAGCTTGTCTTGGTACTTTTGGACCATCGATTAAAGCCTAAAGGATTAAAGTTAGTATAGAGTTTGTAAGATTGTAGGGGGAGTCACAGGTTAAAGGTTGTTAACATTTGATCAGTCGAAACTAGCGCCATCGCCAAAAGCAACATCAACAGTTGAGTCAGTGCTAAAGTAAGTACAATAGAACATCACATATCGCACTGATCTCCTGTATTCTCATGTTACGTCCCTTTTTGCTGCGATCCTGTCCTCAACTTCATTTTAAAACATACTCttttttgatcaataatttcaacaatggtggCTAAGTCTTTGTTGTCGACTAAGACGATACGtccaacttcaacaaatctcCAGTTGGCAGCTTTAACAGTTGATGACA is from Candida orthopsilosis Co 90-125, chromosome 1 draft sequence and encodes:
- a CDS encoding Rpl14 ribosomal protein L14, yielding MSSTVKAANWRFVEVGRIVLVDNKDLATIVEIIDQKRALIDGPKVPRQAISLAKVTLTPIVLPNLPRGARTATVQKKWAASEVDNKWASSAWAKKLATKERRSQLSDFERFQVLVLKKQRRYATKKALAKA